The genomic window agggctggCCGAGGAGAGTATTTGCGCCCTTGGGGAAGGATCTTTATCCTTCCTGAGCGGCCAACACACTGGAGGTGCCAGCAGACACAGTGGCTTCTCTCTGGGAGTGCCGCCTGCAGAGTCCCCACAGAGCAGGGACCCCGAGGGGAGCCGCGGGGCCAGATACGGCCCCTGGGGGGCGACCCAACAGCGAGGGGTGCAGGCCCAGGAGGCTGCAAGCATCCGAGgtgaggggcggggcaggggtgaCCCAGGATCCATGGGGACACTGGGGGGCACAGGCGGGCGGGCGAGCTGCCTGCACAAGGTGGCACGAAGAGCTGTCCGCTTGCGGGCGAATCCCTGGACTCTGTAGAAAAGTCAGCGGGTGTCCTAGCTTGCGACCCCTCGGCGGCCAGCGCGCCCTTCGCCCCAGGCTCGCGAGGGCCACCGGGCCGGGTGACAGAGAACGGGCGCGCAGCGGGCCACGCACGGGCTCCAGAAAAGTCGACGAGGGCAAAGGGCGAGGCCAACGGTCTGGCCCCGCGGGACTCGCTAGCCTCTGGCCGCGCGCACCGGGCTGCAGTTGGAGGGACCAGGCGTCGCCTCGCTCGGTGGGACCGGCCACGACCGCGGCGTGGGCGCGCAACCGCCGCCTCAGCGCCCTGGGTCCTCCGCCCTTTCCCTTGGGTCCCCGAGGGCGGCAGCCGGGACCCTCCGATGGGGGACCGGGCTCAGCGGCGGGGCCAGCCATGTTCGGCCGGATGCGGGGGACGTGGGGGAGCTGGCCCCGGGAGGGAGAGCCCCAGGTCGCCGGGCAGGCGGCAGCGGGGCCAGCGTCCAGGTGCTGAGCGACACGGGACGGAGCGGCCCCGGGCGCCAGAGCCCCCGGGCGCGTCTCTCCAAGCGCCGCCGCAGAGGACAGCAGTTAGGCCGGCGCCCCGCCGCCGCGTGCGGGTAGCCCAGGGCCCGGGACAGCCACCTCCAGATGCTTGACGGGGTGGCCCGGCATCCCGGAGCCGGCGGCGGCGCGGCCGCCCGGGGAAGCTGAGCCCGCGGCACCCGCGGCTGGGCCGCCGGGATCCTGAGgtggcacccaggtgccccgacctgcccgcccgccgcccccacGTCAGCCGGTCCCGGAGGGCAGGGCCTCTTCACTTAGCTCTACGCATGTGGGCGAACGGTCTTCAAGGCCCAGAACTTGCCTCGGCTCGCCCAGGTGGTGGCGGCCCTGCCAGGGCTTGACCCGGGCTGCCTGGCGCTCCTGGAACCATCAGATCCTGGCGAGTCCTCGTCATGCACACGTCACGAATTACTTCGTGGTGTTCTGTTTCGATGGTCCTTAGGGCGCTCGGCGCCGGGGCACACGAGTGATGGATGAGCGCCCCGGAGGGCCAACTCGGGGGCACTTGCAAGTGCGCCTTGGGCACACCGGGCCTCCGTCTCTCAGAAGATGAGGGCGGGGGCCACGCGTGGTCAGAACATCTCGGTGGCAGATTGCTCCCGAACTGAGTCGCGCAGCAAACCCCGCGGCTGTCAGTGAGGCGTCTTCTCCCAGGTGCAGGGACAGgggtgcacatgggggagggggaggggcccagggtcCCCTGCCCCGGGAACTCCTGCCCGGAAGGCACCGACAGTTCTTAGAATCAGTCCATAGACCAGGCTTTGGAATCCTAGTCCAACTCGGCAGTTTACTCACGCTAACTTATCCAGGCGGCAAAGATGCTCTGGGTCTCCATCTATTCAGGGCGTTGGAATTTTCTCTCGGCAATATTTGGTACTAGGATAACACTGAGGCCTGTGGGCTATATTCATGGCCTGTGTTTATAAGACCCCAGAGCTAAGAACCGTGCTGGCAACTTTAGTTGTAACACCcctgcacgcgcgcgcgcacacacacatacacacacacacacagggagagagacagagagagagagaaatatgtgACAGAGATCTGTGATCCACAAagctataatatatatgtattatcgGGCTTTTTTCGAGAAAGTTTGAAGCCACTGCTCTATGGTTTTGGGACTCTAGGTCTTCCACGGCTTTTGCCAATTTGTTTGTAAGTACTCGATGGGGTTTGTACATCAGTAGAGGTTAAATCTGGAGCTTGTACTGGGACTGCCAGATTGCCCACAGGGTGAGAGCTAGCAAATCTatcggcggggagggggggggggagcatgtcTTAAAAAAGTTTTCAACTACTCTTTCTTCctataaattttctgcccccttctcccttcttctgggactcctataatgtgTTAtcatgtttgatggagtcactgagttccctaagtctatcctcattttgcagaattcttttctctttcttttattcagcTTACTTTCCgttactctgtcttccagatcactaaTTCGTTCCTCAGCTTCTTCCATTCTGCTCTTCATTCCATCAGGTGTgtctctcatttcatttattgtgtcctttatctctgctttgttattccttatctctgtgttatgggtctcactcatgtcttccactcttttctcaagtccagtgagtatccttatctttggtttaaattctctatcaggcatttACTtattctgttttgcttagatctctggctataGATAGCCatgtcttattctttcatttgggataaatttgtctcctcattttgcctgcttctgtgtttctgttcctgtgtgttaagaaagtcagatAAAGGGgtaccaaggtggctcagttggttaggtgtctgacatcggctcaggtcatgatctcgtggtttgtgagttcaagcctctcatcaggctctctgctctcagcacagagcctgcttcagaactt from Panthera tigris isolate Pti1 chromosome E2, P.tigris_Pti1_mat1.1, whole genome shotgun sequence includes these protein-coding regions:
- the LOC122234261 gene encoding proline-rich protein 36-like codes for the protein MAGPAAEPGPPSEGPGCRPRGPKGKGGGPRALRRRLRAHAAVVAGPTERGDAWSLQLQPGARGQRLASPAGPDRWPRPLPSSTFLEPVRGPLRARSLSPGPVALASLGRRARWPPRGRKLGHPLTFLQSPGIRPQADSSSCHLVQAARPPACAPQCPHGSWVTPAPPLTSDACSLLGLHPSLLGRPPGAVSGPAAPLGVPALWGLCRRHSQREATVSAGTSSVLAAQEG